One region of Trinickia violacea genomic DNA includes:
- a CDS encoding UPF0182 family membrane protein translates to MRKKAKSGARVARNVIAVAAVVFCLIVIGRITGILVDWLWFGSIGYGSVFWTAFWAKLLVFAAVFAASAAAIAVSGWVAHYYARPVDAMQVIDASEDAPPDLAELASRIAPRVPWRLGIAGAAVLIGLFIAASKVSNWDIALRFLHQVPYGARDPIFAKDIGFYLFSLPVFIAIKNWLLQLLFFCTLVAAAVYALRGDIEFGPAPRWLSPAAAAHASALLGGFFALKAWSYVLDRYLLLYRDNGVVVGASYTDIHVELPVLWLLIGVAMAAAVASWVNMHRRGWRIPAASAVALFGGSFVLTVIYPALFERFYVKPSELQLEAPYIAHNIELTRLAYGLNKIEVKPFPAEEGLNVASLDANRATIDNIRLWDVQPLMSTYAQLQEIRTYYKFFSVDIDRYRLASGYRQVMLSARELAPSLLPESAQTWVNLHLLFTHGNGVVMSPVTEKSAEGLPSLYLQDIPPVATGGPVISEPRLYFGQGEQGYVIVKGSTPEFDYPKGKDNVYTSYGGRDGVAIGGIARRTLFAWQLDDPNILLTGYITSESRILLHRNIQDRVLTIAPFLTLDRDPYIVASAGRLYWIQDAYTTSRWFPYSKPGLADGSNTIRNSVKVVIDAYNGTVDFYVSDPADPILRTYQRIFPSLFKPLDEMPPDLQQHIRYPEDLFLIQAQLYRAYHMDAPEVFYNREDLWQFPRELAGIDDGNAAAGAPMTPYYTIMRLPGESKAEFVLMLPMVPSQRENMIAWLAARCDPPGYGKLVVYSFPKEKLVFGPFQIEARIQQNTEISQQISLWNQMGSRVIRGHLLVVPIENSILYVSPLYLRASSGQLPELKRVIAAYGDRVVMEETLSQALAALFKETAPAAGAPSGRAPGPAGAANVQARDALDHYNRALERLKAGDWSGFGAELDALKQSLEALAGGHGGQGQP, encoded by the coding sequence ATGCGGAAGAAAGCGAAGTCGGGCGCACGCGTGGCACGCAACGTCATCGCCGTTGCGGCGGTGGTCTTCTGCCTGATTGTGATCGGGCGCATCACCGGCATTCTGGTCGATTGGCTGTGGTTCGGCTCGATCGGCTACGGCTCCGTGTTCTGGACGGCCTTTTGGGCGAAACTGCTCGTCTTTGCCGCCGTGTTCGCGGCGTCGGCTGCGGCGATCGCGGTGTCGGGCTGGGTCGCGCATTACTATGCGAGGCCCGTCGATGCCATGCAGGTGATCGACGCGTCCGAGGACGCGCCGCCCGATCTCGCCGAACTCGCGAGCCGCATCGCGCCGCGCGTTCCGTGGCGCTTGGGCATTGCCGGCGCTGCCGTGCTGATCGGGCTTTTCATCGCCGCGAGCAAAGTGTCGAACTGGGATATCGCGCTGCGCTTTCTTCACCAAGTGCCATACGGCGCGCGCGATCCGATCTTCGCCAAGGACATCGGCTTCTATCTGTTCTCGCTGCCCGTTTTCATCGCGATCAAGAACTGGCTGTTGCAGTTGCTGTTTTTCTGCACGCTCGTTGCGGCAGCGGTTTATGCCCTGCGCGGCGACATCGAATTCGGACCGGCGCCGCGCTGGCTTTCGCCCGCCGCCGCAGCGCACGCCTCGGCGCTGCTCGGCGGGTTCTTCGCGCTCAAGGCGTGGTCGTATGTGCTCGACCGCTATCTGCTGCTGTATCGCGACAACGGCGTCGTGGTCGGGGCGAGCTACACCGATATCCACGTCGAACTGCCGGTGCTGTGGCTGCTGATCGGAGTCGCCATGGCGGCGGCCGTCGCGTCGTGGGTCAACATGCACCGGCGCGGCTGGCGAATTCCCGCCGCGTCGGCAGTGGCGCTGTTCGGCGGCTCGTTCGTGCTGACGGTGATCTATCCGGCGCTGTTCGAGCGCTTCTACGTGAAGCCGAGCGAGCTGCAGCTGGAGGCGCCCTATATCGCGCACAACATCGAGCTGACGCGGCTCGCTTACGGCCTGAACAAGATCGAGGTCAAACCTTTTCCGGCCGAGGAGGGATTGAACGTCGCCTCGCTCGACGCCAATCGCGCGACCATCGACAACATCCGCCTCTGGGACGTGCAGCCGCTCATGAGCACCTACGCCCAGTTGCAGGAGATCCGCACGTACTACAAGTTCTTCTCGGTGGACATCGACCGCTACCGGCTCGCCTCCGGCTATCGGCAGGTGATGCTGTCCGCGCGCGAGCTGGCCCCGTCGCTTTTGCCCGAGAGCGCGCAGACCTGGGTGAACCTGCATCTGCTCTTCACGCACGGCAATGGCGTCGTGATGTCGCCGGTGACGGAGAAGTCCGCTGAAGGACTGCCGTCGCTCTATCTGCAGGACATTCCGCCCGTCGCTACCGGCGGTCCGGTCATCAGCGAACCGCGCCTCTATTTCGGCCAGGGCGAACAAGGCTATGTGATCGTGAAGGGCAGCACGCCCGAATTCGACTACCCGAAAGGAAAGGACAACGTCTACACGAGCTACGGCGGACGCGACGGCGTCGCCATCGGCGGCATCGCGCGGCGCACGCTCTTCGCATGGCAGCTCGACGATCCGAACATCCTCCTGACCGGCTACATCACGAGCGAAAGCCGGATTCTGCTTCACCGCAACATCCAGGACCGGGTGCTGACGATCGCGCCGTTTCTGACGCTCGACCGCGATCCCTACATCGTCGCGAGCGCGGGGCGTTTGTATTGGATTCAGGACGCGTACACGACGAGCCGCTGGTTCCCTTATTCGAAGCCGGGCCTCGCCGACGGCTCCAACACCATCCGCAATTCGGTCAAGGTGGTGATCGACGCGTACAACGGCACGGTCGACTTCTACGTCAGCGATCCCGCCGATCCGATCCTCCGGACGTATCAGCGGATCTTCCCGAGCCTCTTCAAGCCGCTCGATGAAATGCCGCCTGACCTGCAGCAGCACATCCGCTACCCGGAAGACTTGTTCTTGATCCAGGCGCAGCTCTATCGCGCGTACCACATGGACGCGCCCGAGGTGTTCTACAACCGCGAGGACCTGTGGCAGTTTCCGCGCGAGCTGGCCGGCATCGACGACGGCAATGCCGCCGCCGGCGCGCCGATGACCCCGTACTACACGATCATGCGGCTGCCCGGAGAGTCGAAAGCCGAGTTCGTGCTGATGCTGCCGATGGTGCCGAGCCAGCGCGAGAACATGATCGCGTGGCTCGCCGCGCGTTGCGATCCGCCGGGGTACGGCAAGCTCGTCGTGTACAGCTTCCCGAAGGAAAAGCTCGTGTTCGGGCCGTTCCAGATCGAAGCACGCATTCAGCAGAACACCGAGATCTCGCAGCAGATCTCGCTATGGAACCAGATGGGCTCGCGCGTGATTCGCGGGCATTTGCTTGTCGTGCCGATCGAGAACTCGATCCTTTACGTGTCGCCGCTCTATTTGCGTGCGTCCTCGGGGCAACTGCCGGAGTTGAAGCGCGTGATCGCCGCTTATGGCGATCGCGTCGTGATGGAGGAGACCTTGAGCCAGGCGCTGGCGGCGCTTTTCAAGGAGACCGCGCCGGCTGCCGGGGCGCCGTCTGGCCGTGCGCCAGGCCCGGCTGGTGCGGCCAACGTCCAGGCGCGCGATGCGCTCGATCACTACAACCGCGCGTTAGAGCGGCTGAAGGCGGGGGATTGGAGCGGGTTCGGCGCGGAGCTCGACGCGCTCAAGCAGTCTCTCGAAGCGCTAGCCGGAGGGCACGGCGGGCAAGGGCAGCCCTGA